The following proteins are encoded in a genomic region of Alnus glutinosa chromosome 8, dhAlnGlut1.1, whole genome shotgun sequence:
- the LOC133876376 gene encoding NAC transcription factor 56-like, with product MESTGLSAGLHRPNLPPGFRFHPTDEELVIHYLKKKANSAPLPVAIIAEVDLYKFDPWELPAKATFGEQEWYFFSPRDRKYPNGARPNRAATSGYWKATGTDKPVLASGSNQKVGVKKALVFYGGKPPKGIKTNWIMHEYRLLSDHNRASNMPPGCHDFSNKKNSLRLDDWVLCRIYKKNNAHRLINNEKEDSMDDTTGPISLSFAVGQQNVQKLQQLPKAAPSYGGALLDNYQNLFGGMVSSEGINHCNPELSMVVPALASSNNLPLKRTLPPSLYWDDSDEVVARKDGNASTSITTLLSQLPQTPSLHQPVILGSTGDSLFRAPFHLPGLNWYP from the exons ATGGAGAGCACCGGCTTATCCGCCGGCTTGCACCGGCCGAACCTCCCGCCGGGGTTCCGGTTCCACCCCACAGACGAGGAGCTGGTGATTCACTACCTCAAGAAAAAGGCAAACTCGGCTCCTCTCCCAGTTGCAATAATCGCTGAAGTTGATCTTTACAAATTTGATCCATGGGAACTCCCAG CCAAGGCTACGTTTGGCGAGCAAGAGTGGTATTTTTTCAGTCCGAGAGACCGGAAGTACCCGAACGGAGCTAGACCGAACAGGGCGGCAACTTCAGGGTATTGGAAGGCCACCGGAACCGACAAACCTGTACTAGCCTCCGGCAGTAATCAAAAGGTTGGTGTAAAAAAGGCGCTTGTGTTCTATGGAGGGAAGCCTCCAAAGGGAATCAAGACCAATTGGATCATGCATGAGTACCGGCTGCTGTCTGATCATAACAGGGCTAGTAATATGCCTCCTGGGTGTCATGACTTTAGCAACAAGAAAAACTCTTTGAgg CTTGATGATTGGGTGTTATGCCGAATCTACAAAAAGAACAACGCGCATAGACTGATAAACAACGAAAAGGAGGACTCGATGGATGACACGACCGGACCTATATCACTTTCATTCGCCGTCGGGCAGCAAAATGTACAGAAACTGCAACAACTTCCAAAGGCGGCGCCAAGCTACGGCGGCGCATTGCTCGACAATTACCAGAATTTGTTTGGTGGGATGGTAAGCAGCGAGGGTATCAACCATTGTAATCCTGAGCTGTCTATGGTCGTTCCGGCCTTGGCAAGCTCGAACAACCTCCCGCTAAAGCGGACACTGCCGCCGTCGTTGTACTGGGATGACAGCGACGAAGTCGTAGCAAGGAAGGATGGGAATGCTTCTACTTCTATTACCACTCTGCTTAGCCAGCTCCCACAGACACCTTCATTGCACCAGCCGGTAATACTGGGGTCTACCGGAGACAGCCTTTTCCGGGCACCTTTTCACCTCCCTGGGTTGAACTGGTATCCTTAA
- the LOC133875908 gene encoding uncharacterized protein LOC133875908 — MQRINPQKQAVQKLQAPARTSSSSPPRPRPVCTCSNRPGSVRCISHGYAVPAGEKLRRNNASKEVLRRALTPPIRRFSLRWLNFRPKPSRLSNMSAA; from the coding sequence ATGCAAAGGATTAATCCTCAAAAACAAGCCGTACAAAAGCTACAAGCACCTGCGagaacatcatcatcatcacctcCTAGGCCACGGCCAGTTTGCACGTGTTCCAACCGTCCTGGGTCCGTCAGATGTATCAGCCACGGTTATGCAGTGCCTGCAGGGGAGAAGTTGAGGCGGAATAACGCAAGCAAAGAGGTCCTGAGGAGGGCGTTGACGCCACCAATTCGTAGATTCAGCCTCCGGTGGCTGAACTTCCGGCCAAAACCAAGTCGTCTCTCTAACATGTCGGCGGCTTAA
- the LOC133874643 gene encoding uncharacterized protein LOC133874643, with product MKEEEVNRCQILEWYPKFKSVSIRTQIHELPESFIQYLLDDAGPFLLPVSIYNDDALPNRLHNPEEEEDYQVSEGSGDESEQPSPPPSFPELESKIKDSIESLGGAVFPKLNWSAPKDSAWISTTGSLRCASFSEIALLLRSSESLIHDLCHAYDSCSDKSSSRPHNFFLALRKWYPSLRPEMEFRCFVQGQNLVGISQREVTTFYPILLEKKIILERLIQQFYEDNVRLKFESENYTFDVYVTKDERIKVLDFNPWGAFTLPLLFDWEELEQNIREEGNDVDFRIVESQCAVRPSLKTAVPYDYLDTGPGSGWDQFLRNADEVLQRQARSYEAGA from the coding sequence atgaaggaagaagaagtgaaTCGATGCCAGATTCTGGAGTGGTACCCAAAATTTAAATCTGTCTCCATTAGAACCCAAATTCATGAACTTCCTGAATCCTTTATCCAATACCTTCTTGACGATGCTGGTCCCTTCCTTTTACCTGTTTCTATCTATAATGATGATGCCCTACCCAATAGACTCCATAACCCTGAAGAGGAAGAAGACTATCAGGTATCAGAAGGATCTGGAGATGAGTCGGAACAACCTTCGCCACCCCCATCTTTCCCAGAACTTGAATCGAAGATTAAGGACTCAATTGAATCCCTTGGTGGTGCAGTCTTCCCCAAGTTGAATTGGAGTGCACCAAAAGACTCTGCTTGGATTAGCACAACTGGGAGCCTCCGATGCGCTTCGTTTAGTGAGATTGCACTCTTGCTACGGTCATCTGAATCTTTGATCCATGATTTATGTCATGCATATGATTCATGCAGTGATAAGTCCTCATCAAGACCGCATAATTTCTTCCTTGCGCTCCGCAAGTGGTACCCATCCCTTAGGCCAGAGATGGAATTTCGTTGTTTTGTACAGGGTCAAAACCTAGTTGGAATTTCCCAACGTGAGGTGACTACTTTTTATCCTATTCTTCTTGAGAAGAAAATTATTCTTGAGCGGTTGATTCAGCAATTTTATGAGGATAATGTGAGGCTGAAATTTGAATCGGAAAATTACACATTTGATGTTTATGTTACAAAGGATGAGCGGATTAAGGTATTGGATTTCAACCCTTGGGGTGCATTTACATTGCCGCTGCTGTTTGATTGGGAGGAATTAGAGCAGAATATTAGGGAAGAAGGCAATGATGTGGACTTTAGAATTGTGGAGAGCCAGTGTGCTGTTAGGCCTAGTTTGAAGACAGCAGTGCCATATGATTACTTGGACACTGGCCCTGGAAGTGGTTGGGACCAATTTCTGAGGAATGCTGATGAGGTGTTGCAGCGGCAGGCCAGGTCTTATGAAGCAGGTGCTTGA